The following proteins are encoded in a genomic region of Nicotiana sylvestris chromosome 4, ASM39365v2, whole genome shotgun sequence:
- the LOC138889860 gene encoding uncharacterized protein: protein MPEWLREDVWKKLLAKWNIDEWKKKTEQAKANCTSSKGGSLHTGGSISFTAHKLRLEKERGQDMSHDEVFEEKHKKKNKDGTREHWEDYHKRVGKWQQTQPPSTQPTPDDTNSLWTEASSGVNKGRVYGLGVR from the exons ATGCCGGAATGGTTAAGAGAAGATGTTTGGAAGAAACTTCTTGCGAAATGGAATATCGATGAATGGAAGAAGAAGACTGAACAAGCAAAGGCAAACTGCACCTCCAGTAAAGGTGGCTCGTTGCACACAGGAGGTTCGATTAGTTTTACGGCCCATAAACTAAGATTG GAAAAGGAAAGAGGGCAAGATATGAGTCATGATGAGGTCTTCGAGGAGAAGCATAAGAAAAAGAATAAGGATGGTACAAGAGAACACTGG GAAGATTATCATAAAAGGGTGGGAAAATGGCAACAAACTCAACCTCCTTCAACTCAACCAACACCTGATGATACGAATTCATTGTGGACAGAGGCATCAAGTGGAGTAAACAAAGGCAGAGTCTACGGACTTGGAGTACGCTGA
- the LOC104238109 gene encoding uncharacterized protein — protein MDREQEEMQFLGLFDIYIEAYKLIYRWRKIFSQITLSLILPMCFIILAHMEIYHIFFSDLKHSEFQLLHTHTGTAKYNKISDHINSELASLWLFIIVYITFLIIFSLLSTSAVVYTIACIYTSREVNFMKVMSVVPKVWKRVMVTFLCAFVCFFIYNLVAFFALVIVSIWAFGMQGENDGLVKFVLVIMAIVYVLGSVYLSVIWHLASVVTVLEDSYGVKVMLKSKELLKGKMTIALVFFFKFNLSLGILNFIFKKFVVHGHGKHMHLGMLYRTGFGLLCLLMMFKLVLLGLVIQTIIYFVCKSYHHENIDKSALSDHLEVYLGEYEPLKSKDVQMEGYEV, from the coding sequence ATGGATAGAGAACAAGAAGAGATGCAATTCTTAGGCCTCTTTGATATCTACATAGAAGCCTACAAACTTATCTACAGATGGAGGAAAATATTCAGCCAAATCACCCTATCTTTGATCCTTCCTATGTGCTTCATCATCTTAGCTCACATGGAAATTTACCATATTTTCTTCTCTGACCTTAAACACTCTGAGTTTCAGCTCCTACACACTCACACCGGCACGGCGAAATACAACAAGATCTCTGATCACATAAACTCAGAGCTAGCCTCTCTATGGCTTTTCATAATTGTCTACATCACTTTCCTCATCATCTTCTCCCTTCTTTCAACCTCTGCTGTGGTTTACACAATCGCTTGCATATACACTTCACGTGAAGTCAATTTCATGAAAGTTATGAGTGTTGTGCCTAAAGTTTGGAAGAGAGTTATGGTCACTTTCTTGTGTGCTTTTGTTTGTTTCTTCATCTACAACCTTGTTGCCTTCTTTGCCCTAGTTATAGTGTCAATATGGGCTTTCGGCATGCAGGGAGAAAATGATGGTCTTGTTAAGTTTGTTCTCGTGATCATGGCGATTGTTTATGTCCTTGGATCCGTGTACCTTTCAGTTATATGGCATTTAGCTAGTGTAGTAACTGTGTTGGAGGATTCATATGGGGTGAAAGTCATGCTTAAAAGCAAGGAATTGTTAAAGGGGAAGATGACAATAGCCTTagttttctttttcaagttcaATCTTTCACTTGGTATCCTAAACTTTATTTTCAAGAAGTTTGTGGTACATGGACATGGGAAGCATATGCATCTAGGGATGTTGTATAGGACAGGATTTGGGTTGCTTTGTCTTCTTATGATGTTCAAGTTGGTGTTACTTGGTTTGGTGATACAAACAATTATTTACTTTGTTTGCAAGTCCTATCACCATGAGAACATTGACAAATCTGCACTTTCTGATCATCTTGAAGTTTATTTGGGTGAGTATGAACCTTTGAAGTCCAAAGATGTTCAAATGGAGGGTTATGAAGTTTAA
- the LOC104238108 gene encoding uncharacterized protein: MSIKPTVALRAILVGGIAAFAKIGGAVKAAGGVKLGAAAAAMTAAATAAISGPKQEEKKDVSQQLSK, translated from the coding sequence ATGAGTATAAAACCAACAGTTGCATTGAGAGCCATTCTTGTAGGAGGAATAGCTGCCTTTGCAAAAATTGGTGGTGCTGTTAAAGCTGCAGGAGGTGTAAAATTAGGTGCAGCTGCTGCTGCCATGACTGCTGCAGCAACAGCAGCTATTTCAGGACctaaacaagaagaaaagaaggatgTTTCTCAGCAGTTGTCCAAGTGA